A stretch of Candidatus Gastranaerophilales bacterium DNA encodes these proteins:
- a CDS encoding helix-turn-helix transcriptional regulator has translation MGKKTFKLDKVLCRKFGERIRFLRNSHNLKQDELAFKAQISPSYLSAIERGISDTTISTAKRLAKAFNINLNDLFDF, from the coding sequence ATGGGTAAAAAGACATTCAAATTAGACAAAGTACTATGCAGAAAATTCGGGGAACGTATCAGATTCTTGCGTAATTCTCATAATTTAAAACAAGATGAGCTGGCTTTTAAGGCTCAAATTTCACCGAGTTATTTAAGCGCAATTGAAAGAGGTATCTCTGATACCACGATTTCGACAGCTAAAAGATTGGCAAAAGCTTTCAATATTAATTTAAACGATTTGTTTGATTTTTAA